A genomic segment from Rhodanobacteraceae bacterium encodes:
- the panB gene encoding 3-methyl-2-oxobutanoate hydroxymethyltransferase: MYASAASVPAQRPVSVPGLRKMKQEGQVITALTAYDASFAHVLDAAGIDVVLVGDSLGMVIQGHATTLPTQVDDIVYHCAAVRRGLSRALLMADLPFLSYATPERALVNAQRMLVDAGAAMVKLEGGQDCVLEVIRFLTMREVPVCAHLGLTPQSVLRMGGFRVQGREEAAQRIMLEQAHAVVEAGAEALVLECVPASLARDITQAIPIPTIGIGAGVDTDGQILVSYDALGITPGKRVRFTKDFLIETGSVQGAVERYIEDVRARRFPTPEHSF; encoded by the coding sequence ATGTACGCCTCTGCTGCCTCTGTGCCTGCGCAACGCCCGGTGAGTGTTCCCGGTCTGCGCAAGATGAAACAGGAAGGACAGGTGATCACCGCCCTGACCGCCTACGACGCCAGCTTCGCCCATGTGCTCGACGCCGCCGGCATCGATGTGGTGCTGGTCGGCGACTCGCTCGGCATGGTCATCCAGGGTCACGCCACCACCTTGCCGACACAGGTCGACGACATCGTCTATCACTGCGCCGCGGTGCGTCGCGGTCTCAGCCGCGCCCTGCTGATGGCCGATCTGCCTTTCCTCAGCTATGCCACGCCGGAACGGGCGCTGGTCAATGCCCAGCGCATGCTGGTCGATGCGGGCGCCGCCATGGTCAAGCTCGAAGGCGGTCAGGATTGTGTGCTGGAGGTCATCCGCTTCCTGACGATGCGCGAAGTGCCCGTCTGCGCTCATCTGGGGCTGACCCCGCAGTCGGTCCTGCGCATGGGCGGTTTCCGCGTGCAGGGTCGCGAGGAGGCAGCCCAGCGGATCATGCTTGAGCAGGCGCATGCCGTGGTCGAAGCCGGCGCCGAGGCGCTGGTGCTCGAATGCGTGCCGGCCAGTCTTGCCCGCGACATCACCCAGGCCATTCCGATTCCGACCATTGGCATCGGTGCCGGTGTCGATACCGACGGCCAGATCCTGGTCAGCTACGATGCGCTCGGCATCACCCCGGGCAAGCGAGTGCGCTTCACCAAGGATTTTCTGATCGAAACCGGGAGCGTCCAAGGTGCAGTCGAACGCTACATCGAAGACGTCCGCGCCCGGCGCTTTCCGACGCCGGAGCATAGCTTCTGA
- a CDS encoding pantoate--beta-alanine ligase: MHRFNEPAPMREELREWRIARLRIAFVPTMGNLHAGHISLIDRARELADRVVASVFVNPTQFGPSEDYAAYPRTLERDAEFLKAAGTDVLFTPTIESIYPFGETEAWVDVPSLSGILCGAVRPGHFRGVATVVARLFNHVAPDVAVFGEKDYQQLLLIRRMSADLGFPIEIVGAPTARDADGLALSSRNQYLSADERLQAGAIYRALQRVAAGVQAGDEVDRLTAAARADLVEQGFRPDYLEVRSAESLQLPAPGERELVVLAAAWLGRARLIDNLRFTRS, encoded by the coding sequence ATGCATCGATTCAATGAGCCCGCGCCCATGCGCGAAGAGCTGCGTGAGTGGCGGATTGCGCGCCTGCGCATTGCCTTCGTGCCCACCATGGGCAATCTGCATGCGGGGCATATCTCGCTGATCGATCGGGCGCGTGAGCTGGCGGATCGGGTGGTGGCCAGTGTGTTCGTCAATCCCACCCAGTTTGGTCCATCCGAGGATTACGCGGCCTATCCGCGCACGCTGGAGCGCGATGCCGAGTTCCTCAAGGCGGCGGGCACCGATGTGCTGTTCACCCCGACCATTGAATCGATCTATCCCTTCGGCGAGACCGAGGCCTGGGTCGATGTGCCCAGTCTGTCCGGAATCCTCTGCGGGGCGGTGCGCCCTGGACATTTCCGCGGCGTTGCTACTGTGGTGGCGCGCTTGTTCAATCACGTGGCCCCCGATGTCGCGGTCTTCGGCGAAAAGGACTACCAGCAATTGCTGCTGATCCGACGCATGAGCGCTGATCTGGGTTTCCCGATCGAAATTGTCGGAGCGCCGACGGCCCGCGACGCCGATGGTCTGGCCTTGAGTTCGCGCAATCAGTATCTGAGCGCAGATGAACGCCTGCAGGCCGGCGCCATCTATCGCGCCTTGCAGCGAGTAGCTGCGGGCGTCCAGGCCGGTGATGAGGTGGACCGGCTCACGGCGGCCGCCCGAGCCGATCTGGTTGAGCAGGGATTCCGGCCCGATTATCTGGAAGTGCGATCCGCCGAATCGCTGCAGCTGCCAGCGCCGGGGGAGCGGGAACTGGTAGTCCTGGCGGCCGCCTGGCTGGGTCGGGCGCGGCTGATCGACAACCTGCGTTTCACAAGATCCTGA
- the pgi gene encoding glucose-6-phosphate isomerase — protein sequence MSEFSELRTELVQLLRAHARGPGADLRGMFARDPGRAQRFALELPGAWLDLSKQALSDDLVAAAAQLAERMQLRGALKALFDGHTVNASEGRAALHTLLRVPEGTPVSEALRDRHDDMQSALRRMAALGEKLAEEGIETLVNLGIGGSDLGPRLVYEALGAQALPGRRLRFVANVDGNALDAVLRHLDPRRSAFVLASKSFSTQETRMNADSAMHWMRAHGLTESEISQRLIAVTARPDAARALGVPETHILAFSEAVGGRYSVWSAIGFPLVYALGIGRFRALLDGAHQIDQHVLHEPWESNAGFLLALIELLHRCGFGHPSHAVVVYDERLARLPEYLQQLEMESNGKSVDVSGETMSYPTAPVVWGGVGTSVQHAFFQALHQGTDVVPVSFIAAARVEHDFDGHHDALIANMAAQGAALLRGRSYAEALAQEADPSDAAAQARARQRVFAGNRPSTTLLLDQLDARSVGALIALMEHKVYLAGRMLGINSFDQWGVELGKEICGQLLPMVTGEAPMSGLDSSTEALLRRYRSARADWM from the coding sequence ATGTCCGAGTTTTCCGAGTTGCGTACCGAACTTGTGCAGCTGCTGCGCGCGCATGCACGCGGGCCTGGCGCCGATTTGCGCGGAATGTTCGCACGCGATCCGGGCCGCGCCCAGCGTTTCGCGCTGGAGTTGCCGGGTGCCTGGCTGGATCTGTCCAAGCAGGCGCTGAGCGACGATCTGGTCGCCGCCGCGGCGCAACTGGCCGAGCGCATGCAGTTGCGCGGTGCGCTGAAAGCCCTGTTTGACGGCCATACCGTCAATGCGTCCGAAGGCCGTGCGGCGCTGCACACACTGTTGCGTGTGCCCGAAGGCACGCCGGTGAGCGAGGCCCTGCGTGACCGCCATGACGACATGCAGAGCGCACTGCGGCGCATGGCGGCGCTGGGTGAGAAGCTGGCCGAGGAGGGTATCGAAACCCTGGTCAATCTGGGCATCGGCGGCTCCGATCTGGGGCCGAGGCTGGTCTATGAGGCGCTGGGTGCCCAGGCCCTGCCGGGCCGTCGATTGCGCTTTGTCGCCAATGTCGATGGCAACGCGCTGGACGCGGTCCTGCGGCATCTGGATCCCCGCCGCAGCGCCTTCGTGCTGGCTTCGAAGAGCTTCAGCACCCAGGAAACGCGCATGAACGCCGACAGCGCGATGCACTGGATGCGCGCGCATGGTCTCACCGAATCCGAGATCAGCCAGCGCCTGATCGCAGTGACCGCCAGGCCCGATGCGGCGCGGGCGCTGGGCGTGCCCGAAACCCACATCCTGGCTTTCAGTGAGGCAGTGGGTGGTCGCTATTCGGTCTGGAGTGCGATCGGTTTCCCGCTGGTTTATGCCCTCGGGATCGGGCGCTTCCGCGCGCTCCTTGATGGCGCCCACCAGATCGACCAGCACGTGTTGCACGAGCCCTGGGAGAGCAATGCCGGGTTCCTGCTGGCTCTGATCGAGCTCTTGCATCGCTGCGGCTTTGGGCACCCCTCGCACGCCGTTGTGGTTTATGACGAACGCCTGGCCCGTCTGCCCGAATACCTGCAGCAACTGGAGATGGAATCCAACGGCAAATCGGTGGACGTCAGCGGCGAGACCATGAGCTATCCCACCGCACCGGTAGTCTGGGGCGGCGTTGGCACCAGTGTTCAGCACGCCTTCTTCCAGGCCCTGCATCAGGGCACCGATGTGGTGCCGGTGAGTTTCATCGCTGCGGCCAGGGTCGAGCACGATTTCGACGGCCATCACGATGCCTTGATTGCCAATATGGCGGCGCAAGGTGCGGCACTGTTGCGTGGGCGCAGCTACGCCGAAGCGCTGGCGCAGGAAGCAGATCCCTCGGATGCAGCAGCGCAGGCGCGTGCCCGCCAGCGCGTGTTTGCCGGCAACCGGCCGAGCACCACGCTGCTGCTGGATCAGCTGGATGCGCGCTCGGTCGGCGCACTGATCGCGCTGATGGAGCACAAGGTGTACCTGGCCGGACGCATGCTCGGCATCAATTCCTTCGACCAGTGGGGCGTGGAGCTGGGCAAGGAAATCTGCGGGCAACTGCTGCCCATGGTCACCGGCGAGGCGCCGATGAGCGGATTGGACAGTTCGACCGAGGCGCTGTTGCGGCGCTATCGAAGCGCGCGCGCAGACTGGATGTAG